The sequence below is a genomic window from Ovis canadensis isolate MfBH-ARS-UI-01 breed Bighorn chromosome 1, ARS-UI_OviCan_v2, whole genome shotgun sequence.
ttctattttcagtttgtcGATCGTTTTTATACTGAAAGGTGTTGGATTTTTGTTAAATGCATTGTCTGTATCTGTTGAGTTGATCATGTGGGTTCTGCCCTTTGTTCTTTTAATATAGTCTTACACTAACAGTTTTTTGATGTTAACCAACCTTGTGCTCTCGGGTAAGTTCTGCTTGTTTCTGGCGTGTAATCCTCTTGATGTGTTGCTGGACTTCAGTGTGTTAGTACTTTGATGAGAATCTCTGCTTTTATGTTCATAAGGGATGTtgatctttagttttctttttgtaatgtctttgtctgatttcagCATCTGGGTAATAACACAGGTCTCAGAATTAGTTGTGAATTATTCCCTCTGCTTCTAATTTTTGAAAGAGATTGTGTAGAATTCATATtaattattctttatatatttgacaGAACTCACCAATGAAGCTCTCTGGGTGAgtgggaagttttttttttttttcaaattattgcaGTCATTTTAGGTTTGTTTGATATTTTATCATGATTAAATTGAAGTTATACATCTTAAATCTCTTACTTTATGGATCCCTTCTTTTGCTCTCTCTTTATATTTGCAATTTGTGGGGCAAAAAAGTTTTGAATGACGAACATTTAATGGCTCACATTCAAAAATGACCATATAGTAAGATAATAGGCAGTTTGAGAGTGAAAgtaatttctatatatttttatatcccttttgatggacagggaggactgtcatgctgcagttcatggggtcgcaaagagtcggacatgactgagcgactgaactgaactgaactgaacttagtataTAAAGAATCAGGCCTCTCTGTTTCtacagagaaacaaaatatatattttctgaagaaaaaaaataaaaatccttagGTGGTAAGAAATAGACtctatggactttcctggtggcccagtgcatgggaagactgcacttccaatgcagggggcatgggttggatccctggttggggatccaAGATTCTATATGTTGCAcagtcaaaacatttttttttaaaaaaggaaagaaattgactCTTGTGATTGTAGAGGCTAAATCTGTAACATAACCTGAAAGATTGGAAATTCAGGTAAGAGTTGCTTTGAAGTGCTGAGTTTGAAATCTGCAGACCAGACCGGGAGGCTGGAAACTCAGTCAGGGTTTCTGTGTTGTACTCtactttattaaggtataatagACAAGTATGTTGCATTATTGAGTAAGAATTCCTTCATCAGAAACATCAGTCTTTGCTCTTCAgatcttcaactgattggatgaggctaACCCACATTTTGGAGggtaatttgctttattttaaagtctgttgaTTATAAATATTAATCACAGCAACGTTCAGTCTATTTTTTGACCAGGCAACTGGGTATTATAGCCTAGCcaaactgacacataaaattaaccatctcaATCACCAAGATGGATATTTAGGACAGAGGCTCCTACTGAAgtagaaaggttaaaaaaaaaaaaaaaagacagcgaAGATAATGTTTAAGGTATTTGATCAGAACATTTAGACTTTATGAGAGTAaaaactgtgtttttatttttttccagaattttatttatttatttatggctgtgctgagtctctagctgtgcaggcttttcctcTAGTGTTGACTcacaggggctactctcttgctTCCGTATGCAGGTTTTTCATCGTGGtggtttttcttgttgcagagcacgggctctagagtacacagacttcagtagttgcggcatgtaggctcagtagttgcagctcccaggctctggagcacaggctcaatagttggggtacacgagcttagttgctttgcggcatgtgggatcttcctggatcagggatcaaattcatgtcccctgccttggcagatggattctttaccattgagccaccaaggaagcccttcccaaagtgtttttaattaaaaaattcgaTAGATGAACTAAGAGTAGAAATGGTCACTACTGAGAACTGAATTGGTTGTCTGGAAGATTGATTATAACACAAAACCAGCCTACAAAGAAATGAGGGCATGATGAAAAAGAGCATGGAGGGCAGATCTGCTAACCTGTGAATAGCAGAAATTCCAGCACAGAGAAAGATTAGATGGAGGGCAGTATTGCTTAAAACAAACTGTCTTGGTGGGGAATCAGTATAATAATTTAGTTttggaaattaatgaaaatatattggTCTAATTATAGTTATTAGGAACATGATCATGAAAGTACTTTAAAAGTATTATAGGACTTAAAATttataggaggaaaaaaattaatagaaattagACCGAGCCAGCAAAAGTGAGGGAATGGCAAGGAATATAAATTGTAAACAGAAAATGTATGGAAGGAATAAAACCAACTGTATTTTTTCTAAATGCAAACAAAGCTGAATCCATTTATCAAAAGAAAtgttgaattaaataaaatccaGCTTTATGCTGTTTACATAACTTCATCAAAAGCAAAGTGACAAGGAAAGGTGGAAAATGAGTACCTGAAAGATGCACAAGAAAATGGGGAGCTTGGTCACTGGAAACAGAGATGAAAGGTAGACATGTTTTACTCTTTCATACCTTTTAATATTTGTACCTTGTATGCATAATAGTTTTTCAAAATTAACcaagaattaataaaataattaataattaatttattaaataaataattgatgattgatacaattaataaataaatataaaataaaaaatattctgcctgccaatgcaggagatacaagggaCTAGGATTTGGTTcttgggttgggacaatcccctggagtagggaatagcaacccactctagtattcttgcctaggaaattccatggatggagggcttcagtccatggagtaacaaagagttggatacaacagcaggtgtacacacacacacacacagaggtagaGTAGCAACGTTATTGTCATACAAATGGAAATGAAGTTTAGAACACATTGAATGGGATAGATAGTGCCATTATTTAAGGATCAAATCAGGGACAATTCAAGATATAATAACCATACACTTTTATGGATCTTATGAAATAGCAGTCaagtatataaaagaaaaactacaacTACTCAGATAATTTGAATAAAATAGCACACACGGAGAGGATTTAAATTATTCAATCAATAAGCTCTATTTATAGAAGTACATGTAAATAGggaatatatactttttaatgtcCTGAAACAAAAAATCAATCATGAATCCAGCCAGAAAGAAATTTTATAAATTCAGAAAGTTTCTAAAGTTCGTGTGATCTCTGATGATAATTCAGGAAACTAGAACTTAACAATGAGAGATAACACTAGCAAAACCCACTTATCCATGGATATAAGAAACACTTTCCTAAATAGGTTTTAGATCAAGGAGGAAATAAATACTCAAGTTATGAACTGTCCAGGAACTAATAAAGAAGAGAACATTTCATTCTAAAACCTATAGGATACAGCTCAAACTGTGTCAGAGTAAAATTTATAGGAAGACTGAGAATATTTTAACTGAGAATTCAACttagaaaattaaagaataaaataaaaataaattatgagagTGTTAAATTGAAGTTagtgcaagaaaatgaaaaagatgaataaaagttTCTATCTATAAGtaagaagggctttcctggtagctcagctggcaaagaatctgcctgcaatgcaggagaccctggttcaattccctggatcaggaagatccccctggagaagggataggctacccactccagtattcttgggcttccctggtgcctcagtccgtaaataatctgcctgcagtgagggagacctgggtttgatccctgggttgggaagatcccttggaggagggcatggcaacccactccagtattcttgcctggagaatcccataggcagaggaacctggtgggctacagcaacttagcacacacatgagtaagaaatacatctttaaaaatgcCTAAGAAATTAAAACTTCTAGTACAGGACATTCATCACATTGGGTTGTCATCAAAGCTTTATCACAGGCAGAGGGATACACGATGATATTTTGAAACTATCAGTCCTGGATAGTTAACTTTCCATCCCAAAACACGATAAAGAGCCAGAGTTGTCTGCAAAATGATTTATTGGGGCCAGTTAAGCAGGCAGAGGAGGTAGAACTGCTATGCAGGAGATATAAAGGAGAGCCCAGAATCTCATGGGAGAGCTGAGAGAAGCCAACAGAATGCAGGAACAGAGGGATTGTTCTTGTAATTGTAATTGGGTTGAGACTGACTGGCAGGGCTGGATTGAGATGCATGGAATGTAGCAGGAAACTTTATCATCTTTGGGGTCATTACAGTCAGTACTCAACAAGCACAAAGACCTGGCTGACCCCTGGAGGCCAAAGCAACTCTGAGCTGGATGTGCAGGAGCAGACAGATGCCATGCTTAGGTGTTCCAGAGGATGATGACTGTGATAATGGAAGTGGCCAAGAAGAGCAGGTAGAGGCAGAAGAGCAAGGTGTCCATCATGTGGCTGAACTGCACCCACAGGCTGGCCAAGTGCTGCTTTTGAGCCTTGTCTTCCTGCTGGGCCCTCGTGGACCCAGGGCACCCATTTAGCTCTGTCTCTCTGGGACCTGGCAACTTCTGCACCAACTCCATGGGCTCCTTCACACCTGTGGAGAGACAAACTCAGCCATGGGCCACCAGGGTCAACTGGGGAATTGTGAGGGCAGGGAAGGAGGTAGGAGCAGAAAAGCGGAGGTGATGGAAGAGGAAGCCTGGGCAGTGCTGACTTCCCTCACCAGGCAGGTGGGCAAGGCCCGTGTTTCCCTTCTGAGGCACAGCGGGGCAGCATGTCCTTGGGCTGGTGCAGTGTAGAAGCAGGAAATGGAGCCAGCGAGGCatgggtgggggctgggtggtGGCCAAGTGCAGCAGGTAGGAGATGAAGATGGTCTCCAGCAGGCTGAGCACCATCAGGGACAGACACAGGGCAAAATAGACACCTGGAGGGAAGTTGGGCCTGCCTGAGGGCCAGAGGCACCAGCCAGGACTTCGTTCTTCTCTTCCAATCCCACCCTGGGAAGCACAGCCTCTTTTGCCCAGTATATCTCCCTTCCCTGAGCCAGttcagccagtccctcccacccTTCTCTTCTGAAGAGCTGGAGGGGCCATACTGATGAGGGGGGTGCCACTGGCAGGGAGTAAGTCATTCATCATGAGCAGGAAGACGTTGTAGCCCAGCAGAAGAGTTATCTTGAATGGGGCACGGCTCTCGCTTCCTGCTGGCAGATAGAAGCTGAGGGCGTCAATGGTGACCAGAAAGCTACTCGGCACCAGGAGATTCATAATGTAGAGTTTGGGTCTGCGCCTGATGGCCACCTAGtgagaaggagaggaagggaagtgAATATGGGATTCAGAGGCTGCTTGGAATAGTAGTGACTGTTTCTGTCTCTGCCTTCCTCATTGGTCTCTTATCACTCTGGCATCTGGAGCTATGCAGACAGCTTCATATTTTGGTGTAGAACTTGCCAAGGGAGAGTTAGATTAGAGCCATGAGCTTTAGGAGGAGTATGTGGCTAGGAAGCAAGAAGAGAGGGTTTTGGTCTCTGGCAGAAGTGGTAAAACTGAGAAGCCCTGAAACTTGGGAGATATCCATTTGGTGGAGATTGTAGGCAGCaagcaagaaggaaggaaaaagcaaaggcCTCTGAACTCACATAGAAGATGATCTGATCATATAGGTTGGTGCCCACAGACTTCTTTGGGGTGGCCTTGTTGATGCCCAGGAGCTCCCATTCTCCATGGGTCTGAATGATGTTCTGGGATGTGTCTGCTATTTCCCACACTTCTTTCTCCATGCCCAGCGATATGTACTCCACTGGAAGGAAGAGCCAAATAATTTTCCAAAGATAGTCTCCTGTTGACTCAACTGAACTCTTTTCCCATCCTTTcattcaacaatttttaaaagttctttataaaaaatatttatttattaatttggctgcattgggtcctagttgtggcatgtgggcttagtttctccagggcatgtgggatcttaattccccagccaggaattgaacctatgtccgctacattggcagacagattcttaaccactgaaccaccaaggaattccctcaacaaatatttttgagtgcCTGCCGTATGTCAGGAAATTTGCTAGCAGCTGGGGATGGAAATGCACAATATTTTCCTAACTCCCTAGgaaatattttatggaaaatatttaagCATCCAAACAGACTTAATCTTTGCTGCCCTTGGtcactgtgcatgctaagtcacttcagtcatgtcctactctttgcgatcctatggactgtcgcctgctaggctcccctgcccatgagattctccaggcaagaatactggagtgggttgccatgcacttctccaggggatcttcctgacccatggatagaacttgtgtctcctgcagctcctgcattgcaggcagattctttactgctgagccaccagggaagcccatttgtcaccatttattcataatttttttatacattattttctgTTGCTTTATTGGTTGCTTTTATTCACTCCATCCCTAAGACTCCACTTCAGCTCACCTGTGTAGAGAAATGAGCTGAAGGTGAGGGTGCAGTTCTGCTGGTCAAAGGGGAAGTAGAAGATGTTCAGGTTACAGATGCTTACCACCTTCATGGGTTTCTTATACCTGATGCGACCTTCATTACTTATGAATGCCTTGAGGCCTTTTGGGGTCTTATCCACATCCATGCTGTAAGAGAAatgaggtgggaggcaggagcaATGTTTTTTCTTCTTACCCATC
It includes:
- the LOC138430983 gene encoding 5-hydroxytryptamine receptor 3E-like isoform X1 translates to MDRSWFHRERLSFYIVLSLLLPGRGSTFTINCTGFGQKGMYTTALDSVFERKAFRPVTNFSIPTIVNISFTVSAILNVDEQLQLLSSFLWLEMVWDNPFISWNPEECDGISKISVATKNLWLPDIFITEFMDVDKTPKGLKAFISNEGRIRYKKPMKVVSICNLNIFYFPFDQQNCTLTFSSFLYTVEYISLGMEKEVWEIADTSQNIIQTHGEWELLGINKATPKKSVGTNLYDQIIFYVAIRRRPKLYIMNLLVPSSFLVTIDALSFYLPAGSESRAPFKITLLLGYNVFLLMMNDLLPASGTPLISVYFALCLSLMVLSLLETIFISYLLHLATTQPPPMPRWLHFLLLHCTSPRTCCPAVPQKGNTGLAHLPGVKEPMELVQKLPGPRETELNGCPGSTRAQQEDKAQKQHLASLWVQFSHMMDTLLFCLYLLFLATSIITVIILWNT
- the LOC138430983 gene encoding 5-hydroxytryptamine receptor 3E-like isoform X2 codes for the protein MDRSWFHRERLSFYIVLSLLLPGRGSTFTINCTGFGQKGMYTTALDSVFERKAFRPVTNFSIPTIVNISFTVSAILNVVWDNPFISWNPEECDGISKISVATKNLWLPDIFITEFMDVDKTPKGLKAFISNEGRIRYKKPMKVVSICNLNIFYFPFDQQNCTLTFSSFLYTVEYISLGMEKEVWEIADTSQNIIQTHGEWELLGINKATPKKSVGTNLYDQIIFYVAIRRRPKLYIMNLLVPSSFLVTIDALSFYLPAGSESRAPFKITLLLGYNVFLLMMNDLLPASGTPLISVYFALCLSLMVLSLLETIFISYLLHLATTQPPPMPRWLHFLLLHCTSPRTCCPAVPQKGNTGLAHLPGVKEPMELVQKLPGPRETELNGCPGSTRAQQEDKAQKQHLASLWVQFSHMMDTLLFCLYLLFLATSIITVIILWNT